GTGGTTAGCCGTCCTGATTCTTTGAGGATTTGCGCAGCGGTTTGCCGTCGTGCCAGGCTCTGCCGACCTGTTCCCCCACCGCCCAGTAACGATTGTCAGGCATGGTCAGAGTAAACGGGCGGACCTTTTCCACGTCCACATGGCCGTCGGTCATGAAGCGTTCCTCGGTCCAGGCCGCGACCAGTTCGCCGATGAACAGCGTGTCGTTGGTCATGGCGTACTGCTCCACAAGTCGGAACTCCATGGCCAGAGGACAGGCTCGGACGAGCGGGGCGTTTTCCAGCTCCCCGAAGTGGACTTCGAACAGTTCGGACTTGTCGGTCCTGTTACCGGAGGCCAGGCCTGCGTAGTCGGTCTCGGCGACCATGTCCACGGACGGGATGTTTATGGAGTACTGGCCGTTTTGGAGGATGGCGCGGTGGCTGGCGTGCTTCTTGTTGACCGCCATGGCCATGATGCACGGGTCGTAATTCACCCGCGTGACCCAGGCCATGGCCATGAAGTTGGGCTTGCCGTCCAGCATGGTGCCGAGGATGGTTTGCGGTTCGGGCAGAATGAAGGCGTTGTTGCCGATGTTGATCCGTTCCGACATGGTGTGCTCCTTAATATTGTGTGTACATACAAGTGTTGTGGTGAAAAAAACGGCGCCGGAAATCCGCGCGCCGGGTCCGTTTAGGTCAGGTCCTCGAGACGTTGGTGCGCGGCAAAGGTTTCGCGGGCCAGAGCATCGCCGGCCTCGCGTCCGAGCACGGCGCAGTAGTCCTCATGCAGCCGCGACCATGCCTTTTCGATCTCGCTCTGCATGGCGCGTCCCCGGTCCGTGGGGTAGACATGGGTGCGTTTTCCATGTTGCCTGCGTTCCACCAGATCCTGGTAGACCAGCTTGTCCGCGAACCGAGTCAGGGTGGACGGGGCCAAATGCAGATGTTCGGCCAGTTCCGTTACGGTTATTCCGGGTTGGTCGTTGACCAGCATGACGGCAAAGGCCAGGGACGGCGACAGCCCGGTGTCGCGGAACGCCTTCTCGGCCATTCTGGTAATGGAACGCGCCAGGGCATTGGCCGTGAAAAACAAACAGTTCTGCAGATAATTGGAAGGGGCTTTCATGGGTTCCTCATTTGTGTGTACATACAAATATACTTTCCGGTGTCGGAAGTCAAAGGGAAGGGAGCTTGGGATTACGGATGGGGCGTGCCCGATATGGCCGATCAGTAGTCGGGGTCGGCTTCAGGCAAGGCGCAGGGCTGGCAGTCCACCACGCGGTTGCCCTGTCCATGGTCGATAAGGGACGGAACCGTGCCGACGACCACGTTGACCCGACCGCCGAGCAGGACCTGGCCCTTGAAGCCGGTGAAGAGGCCCAGCTCGGTCCAGGCAAAGGTGTTGGCCGTGGCGGTCAGGGCTTCGAAGGGGTAGCAGAACAAGGCATAGTTGGCCCGCCCGCGTACACGGTTGTTGGCGAAAAAGCCGCGCGAGCCGGTCTGGACCACGCCTCGGGCGCTCCGCCCCCCGCCCATGATGATGTCGTTGCAGGTGGCTACGATGTCGTTTGCGTAGAGCAGCAGTCCGATGGACTCTTCTCCGCGCGCCTCGATGCTGTTGCCGGTGATGACAGCCCTGCTGTTGCGGGAGAAGTCCGCGCCGCCCTTGGTGTCGAAATACCAACCGCAAACGATGCCGTTGGGGCCGAACTTGTTGGGGTAGGCGATGCCTTCGTCATCCGTGGCGATGCGGTTTGATTCTATGCGTATGAAACCCTTGGCCTTGGCGTCCAGTTCGTTGTCCAGAACCTCGATGCCGTTGCGTGAGGTACGGTGGATTTCATTGTTGCGGATGGTCATCTCCGCGCCCGTGGTCCAGTCGGCGAGCACGCCGTATCCGGCGGTCTCCTCCGGATGGTCGTTGATCATCTCCAACCGATTGTTCTCGATGAGCACCGTGCCCGTAACCGCGCCCTTGAGACCGCCCTTGGGGTGAACCAGCCGGTTGCCGATGACGATTCCGGCCTGGAATGGCAGGGAGTCGCCCTGACTCCAGGTGATGGCCGTGTTCTTCGGGATGACGTTGGTTACCACGCAGTCGCCGATCTCAAGGCCGCCCACATAGGGGAAATGCAGCGGGGTTCCGGTTGCCCCGTCGAAGCGCAGGCTGCGGACCACGATTATCGGTCCGTCCTTGCCCGGAGGGGCGGTGTCCACGGGCAGGGGGGAATAGAACGTCCAGTCTCCGCCCGTAATGGTTGTCTGCGGCTCGCCCGACCCGTCCATTCTGCCCAGGATGCGAACGTTCTTCGTGATCTTGACCCGCCCGTCCTCGCCGAAGTCGAACCGGCCGCGCAGTTGGACAGTCCCGCCCTTGTCCAGCGCGGCTTGCACGTTGGCCACGTCCATTGCCGGATCACCCGTACCCGTTACCACGGCGCCGTCCGCAAAGGCGGGAACGGCAAGAAGCAGGACAAGGATCAGGGAAAAAAACACGCGGTGCATGGACTCTCCGGGCTGCTGTACATTTATCATGGCGGCTATGCGGGTCTTTTTATCCTCTTTGGCTTCGATATTCAATGCGTAGCCTTGGATGCCAAGGAGGCTCGCTTATTTGTATCGAGATTTATAATAGTAATTATCAGTTTGTTACCTAACCATGGAATACTCGATATAAACAGATTGACCAAGAGGTCGGTCGTCAGGGTCTGCCAGGGGGAAAGCGATGCGTTTGAGAACGAGAATGACATTGATGCAGGTGGCCACCGTAGTAGTGGTCATAGTGGCGCTGAGTCTGCTTTCGATTGAAGGGTTGCGGGGGTATGCGGACGATCAGATGATTGATTTCCGGAAAGAACGGATGGCGGACGCACGCACGAATCTTGAGGATGCGGTTCAGATGGCCGAGGGCACGCTGCAAAGCTATTACGACCGTGCCCAGGATGTGGAGGGGTTGAAGCGGGACAGACAGGAGGACCTGAAGCGCGTGGTGGACGCGGTCTACGGTCAGGTCAAGGCATACTACGAGGACAACGTGGACCGTCTGGACCATGCCAGTTTGCTGAGGGGGTTGCGCCGTATTGTCGAGCCCGCCCGTTTCGACGGAGACAATTATGTCTGGGTGCAGAACCTCAACAACATCATCCTGGCGCACCCGTCCGACGCCCTTCGGGATAAGGACATGTCCGGGCTCAAGGACAAGAAGGGCTTCCCCATCATTGCGAGCATGAGCGATATGGCCGAAAAGGAAGGACAGGGCGTGGTCGCGTACTGGTGGCCCAAGCCGGGCGAGGAGGAGCCCAAGCTCAAGATATCCTACGTCCGGTTGATACCGGAAGCGGGGTGGGTTGTAGGCACCGGCGCCTGGATCGAGGACATTACCCAGGCCATGAAGGACGAGGCACTGCGTCAGGTGGCCAAGATGCGGCTCACGGACGGCAACTACTTCTGGATCACCGACCTGACGCCCTCCATGGTCATGCACCCTCTCAACCCCGGTCTGGACGGCAAGGACGTCAGTCAGGAGCTGGACAGCAAGGGCAAGCCCTTCTTTTCGGAGATGGCCCAGGTGGCCAAGGCGGAAGGCCAGGGGTTCGTGGATTATTTCTGGACCAAGCCCGGCGAGCAGGGGGATTTCCCCAAGCTGTCCTTCGTCAAATTGTTCAAGCCGTGGGGCTGGGTCGTGGGCATGGGCGTCTATGTGGACAATATCGACGCAGACATAGCCGCCAAGCAGGCCAAGCTGGACAAGCGCATCTTCAACATGATCCTGCTGGTGCTGGGGATCGCCCTGTTGCTGGCCGTGCTCGGTGTGGTCGCGGGCATACTCAGCGCGCTGTCCGTGACCAGAACATTGGGCGGGGAACCGTCCGACATTGCGGGCATGGCCGAGCGTGTTTCCGATGGGGACCTGACCATGGACAAGGCTGACGATCATGATCGGGGGGTGCTGAGGTCCATGCTCCACATGGCCGACAGGCTGCGCGGCGTGGTCGCCGAAGTACAGTGCGCCACGGACAATGTGGCGGCGGGCAGCGAGGAACTGTCGGCGTCGTCCGAGACCCTGTCGCAGTCCACCGAGGAGCAGGCCGCGTCCATCGAGGAGGTCTCCTCCTCTCTGGCAGAGATCGTGGCTTCCATCCGCAAAAATGCGGACAACGCGGAAAAGACCAGCGATATAGCGGACCAGACCAACCGTGAAATTCTGACCGGCGAGGAGTCCGTACGCCGCACGGTCGATGCCATGCGCGAGATTGCGGACAAGATATCCTTCATTGAGGAGATCGCCCGGCAGACCAATCTGCTGGCCCTGAACGCGGCCATCGAGGCGGCCCGGGCCGGGGAACACGGAAAGGGATTCGCCGTGGTCGCAGCCGAGGTCCGCAAGCTGGCCGAGCGAAGCGGTGCCACGGCACAGGAGATCAGCGAGCTGTCCGCCTCCAGCGTGCAGGTTGCCGAACAGACGGGCGAACTGTTCGCCAGACTCACCCCGGAGATTGCCAGAACCGCCGAGCTGATCAAGGACGTGTCCAAGGTCTGCTCCGAACAGAACCACGGGGTCAGTCAAATAGAGCGGGCCATGGGCCAACTGGATACGGTCATCCAGCAGAACGCCATGGCCTCCGAGGAGATGGCCTCCACCGCCGAGGAGTTGGCCGGACAGGCCACGATGCTGCAGACCGCCATGCATTACTTCCATGTGGAAGGCGCGGACCAGGTTTGTGTACAGGCGGACTACAAGGCCCTTCCGCCGGGTTGATAGCCTTGAACCAAAACGAAAAAAGCCCCCTCCCGGCGTTCCGGGAGGGGGCTTTTCTCCTCTTGCTCTCGGGGTCAGTACCCCTGGCGAAATTCCGATGTTCTGCGGCCCGCTTCGCGGAAATTCCGGTCCCGCGCATTGACCTTGTCCTGTTCGTTTACGGCCACGGCCACGGCTTCGCACGCATCGTCGAGGTCCGCCCCACCGGCATGAATCAGCCTGACCTGTTCCTTGAGCGCCGTCTCCACCTTGCGCTGGCCCGCCCAGGAGGGATACAGCGCCCAGTAGCGAGCGGCCTCCTCCGCACGGCCAAGCTTTGCCGCGGCATAGCCCGCATTGACGAAGGCGTCCGGTATCTCCTTGCGCTCCACACACTCGGCAAGCACGCGCAAGGCGTCCTCGTACCGGCCCACGCGCGTGTAGCAAACCCCCGCCATGACCAGGTGCGAGGGCCGCACATTGTTGGGCTCCCCGCCAAAAAAATCGTCAAAGGCCGCCGCGCCATCGCCGAAGTAGGTCTCGGCCTTGCCGAAATCGCCCCGCGCCTCGGCCGCGCGCCCGCGCTCGAAATTCTTGCCGCCCTTGGTCTCGGGCCGTACCAGCTTGGATAGAAATGACATGGCATGGATAATAGCCGTTTGGCGCGATCACGACAAGGGGATGTGGAGGACGGGGCGCTGCCCCGGACCCCGCCAGGGGGAACCCTTTTCAAAGGGTTTCCCTTCCCCCTCCCACGGCCGCCGGAGGCAAAAAAAGAGCGGACGCGCAATGCGCGTCCGCTCTTTAAAGTGTCGATGAATCGAGTGACTAGTCTTCTTCAGCGACGTAGTCGGAGATGGCGCATTCGGTGGTCAGCAGCATGCTGGACACGGAAGCGGCGTTCTGCAGGGCGATGCGGGTGACCTTTTTCGGGTCGATGACGCCTTCCTTGACGAGGTCGGTGTATTCGCCGGTGGCAGCGTTGAAGCCGTTGTTGTT
The sequence above is a segment of the uncultured Pseudodesulfovibrio sp. genome. Coding sequences within it:
- a CDS encoding flavin reductase family protein — translated: MSERINIGNNAFILPEPQTILGTMLDGKPNFMAMAWVTRVNYDPCIMAMAVNKKHASHRAILQNGQYSINIPSVDMVAETDYAGLASGNRTDKSELFEVHFGELENAPLVRACPLAMEFRLVEQYAMTNDTLFIGELVAAWTEERFMTDGHVDVEKVRPFTLTMPDNRYWAVGEQVGRAWHDGKPLRKSSKNQDG
- a CDS encoding MarR family transcriptional regulator; the protein is MKAPSNYLQNCLFFTANALARSITRMAEKAFRDTGLSPSLAFAVMLVNDQPGITVTELAEHLHLAPSTLTRFADKLVYQDLVERRQHGKRTHVYPTDRGRAMQSEIEKAWSRLHEDYCAVLGREAGDALARETFAAHQRLEDLT
- a CDS encoding right-handed parallel beta-helix repeat-containing protein; this encodes MHRVFFSLILVLLLAVPAFADGAVVTGTGDPAMDVANVQAALDKGGTVQLRGRFDFGEDGRVKITKNVRILGRMDGSGEPQTTITGGDWTFYSPLPVDTAPPGKDGPIIVVRSLRFDGATGTPLHFPYVGGLEIGDCVVTNVIPKNTAITWSQGDSLPFQAGIVIGNRLVHPKGGLKGAVTGTVLIENNRLEMINDHPEETAGYGVLADWTTGAEMTIRNNEIHRTSRNGIEVLDNELDAKAKGFIRIESNRIATDDEGIAYPNKFGPNGIVCGWYFDTKGGADFSRNSRAVITGNSIEARGEESIGLLLYANDIVATCNDIIMGGGRSARGVVQTGSRGFFANNRVRGRANYALFCYPFEALTATANTFAWTELGLFTGFKGQVLLGGRVNVVVGTVPSLIDHGQGNRVVDCQPCALPEADPDY
- a CDS encoding methyl-accepting chemotaxis protein, whose protein sequence is MTLMQVATVVVVIVALSLLSIEGLRGYADDQMIDFRKERMADARTNLEDAVQMAEGTLQSYYDRAQDVEGLKRDRQEDLKRVVDAVYGQVKAYYEDNVDRLDHASLLRGLRRIVEPARFDGDNYVWVQNLNNIILAHPSDALRDKDMSGLKDKKGFPIIASMSDMAEKEGQGVVAYWWPKPGEEEPKLKISYVRLIPEAGWVVGTGAWIEDITQAMKDEALRQVAKMRLTDGNYFWITDLTPSMVMHPLNPGLDGKDVSQELDSKGKPFFSEMAQVAKAEGQGFVDYFWTKPGEQGDFPKLSFVKLFKPWGWVVGMGVYVDNIDADIAAKQAKLDKRIFNMILLVLGIALLLAVLGVVAGILSALSVTRTLGGEPSDIAGMAERVSDGDLTMDKADDHDRGVLRSMLHMADRLRGVVAEVQCATDNVAAGSEELSASSETLSQSTEEQAASIEEVSSSLAEIVASIRKNADNAEKTSDIADQTNREILTGEESVRRTVDAMREIADKISFIEEIARQTNLLALNAAIEAARAGEHGKGFAVVAAEVRKLAERSGATAQEISELSASSVQVAEQTGELFARLTPEIARTAELIKDVSKVCSEQNHGVSQIERAMGQLDTVIQQNAMASEEMASTAEELAGQATMLQTAMHYFHVEGADQVCVQADYKALPPG